The genomic interval AATGGTGAAATTGTCTTTAAAAAATGGTTAAATTTCCAAGACAAAGACAGTCTCTATACCATTGAGCGAAAAGAGGCTGACAAAATTGTCCTTAATTACAAAAATGAAGTTCCTGAATACAATTTGAGAAACAACTGGAAGTCCTTGAAAGGTTTTTTTCCAAACAATCGTCCCGTGAAATTTGTATTGATGAAGGATTTAGAAGATCCTTATTACAATCAAATTTTATATGTCCCAACAATCGAGTTTAACATTTATGATGGCTTTATCTTAGGAATGCGTTTGCATAATAAAACAATCCTCGACAAACCTTTTATTTTTGATATTACTCCTGCCTATTCTACAAATACGGAGTCTCTTTCAGGATCAGGTTCTATATCCATCAATCATAACTACAGGAATAGCACACTTTTTAACGCTAAATATGCCTTATCAGGTTCTTATTTTCATTATGCGCCTGATGCTACCTATTTTAAATTCAATCCTTCAATTCAATTGCGTATTAGAGATAATGACTTTAGAGACAATCGCAAAGAGTTAATTTATCTTCGACAAGTTTTAGTAAATCGTGAAGTAAGCCAAATCATCAAATCTGATTTTAACGAAAATTATTCCGTTTTCAATGCTAAATACTTCAATACTAAAACAGAGGTAACTAATCACTTTAGCTTTATGTCTGAAATACAAGTATCTAGCAAATTCAGCAAAGCTATTGCCGAAGTGTCTTATCGGAAATTATTTGAAAATAACCGTCAAATGAATCTTCGATGGTATGCAGGAGCTTTTATTCATAATAACACTAACAGTGATTTCTTTAGTTTTTCACTGGATCGACCTACAGATTATATGTTTGATTATAATTATTATGGAAGGTCTGAAGATACTGGTTTTTTTAGCCAACAAATAATTATTGCCGAAGGGGCATTCAAATCTAAACTAGCAACTCCTTTAGCAAACCAATGGATGACTACTTTAAATGGAGGTTATGGCATTTGGAATTGGGTAGAAGTCTATGGTGATGTTGGTTATCTAAAAAGTAAATACCACAGCGATCGTTTTGTATTTGATAGTGGAATTCGGTTGAATTTAGTAACTGATTATTTTGAAGTGTATCTTCCTGTCTACTCTTCAAACGGATGGGAAATTAATGATAACAATTACAATGAAAAAATCCGTTTTATAGTTACTTTATCACCTAAAATCTTCCTAAATCTATTCAATCGAAAATGGTTTTAAAAAATTATGCATTTAATTTTATTTAATTGCATAATACTTACTTATCCCGTGTTAAAAAACAAAATAATCGTCAAAAATACACAAATACATACATAATCCTCAATAAAATTAAATCTATATTTTTTTTATTGCATTATGAAATTCCCTAGTTTTTCAGTAAATTTGCAATAATTAAGCTATACCTTCATATATGATGATAAAAGAAAAAAGCAACACTGCATTAACCTTTGAAGATTTCAAAACAGAAGTATTGAATGATTATACCATTGCTATAACAAGTAGGGAATGCAGTTTGTTAGGGAGAAAAGAAGTATTAACCGGGAAAGCTAAATTTGGAATTTTCAGTGATGGAAAAGAATTGCCGCAAATAACTATGGCGAAATTTTTCAAGAATGGAGACTTTCGTTCTGGATATTACAGAGATCAAACTTTTATGATGGCCATCGGAGAATTAACTCCTGAACAATTATTTGCTGGTTTATACGGAAACACGGATATCAACGAAGAACCCATGTCAGCAGGAAGACAGATGGGAGGCCATTTTGTAACGCATAGTTTGAACGAGGATGGTAGTTGGAAAAATCTTGTGCAACAAAAAAATTCTAGTGCTGACATCTCTCCTACTGCGGCTCAAATGCCCAGACTTTTAGGCTTAGCCCAAGCCTCTAAAATATACCGAAATATTACAAACATACCCAATCAAGATAATTTTTCTAATCAAGGAAATGAAATTGCTTGGGGAACTATAGGAAACGCCAGTACATCCGAAGGCGTATTTTTTGAAACAATCAATGCTGCTGGAGTACTACAAGTTCCTATGGTCATTAGTATTTGGGACGACGAGTACGGTATATCTGTACATGCCAAACACCAAACAACTAAGGAAAATATATCCGAAATTTTAAAAGGATTTCAAAAAGAAGCTAATACCAATGGCTTAGAAATAATAAAAGTTAAAGGTTGGGATTATTCGGATTTGATTGCTGCTTATGAAAAAGCGGAAAAGATTGCCCGTGAGCAACACATTCCTGTAGTTATTCACGTGGAGCAATTAACACAACCTCAGGGACATTCTAGTTCAGGTTCCCACGAGAGATACAAAAGTAAGCAGCGTTTGGATTGGGAAAAAGAATATGATTGCGTGAGACAAATGCGATTGTGGATGATTGCCATCAATATCGCTTCTCCTGAAGAATTAGATATCATTGATGCTCAAGCTAAAAAAGAAGTTGTTGAAGCTAAAAAGAAAGCTTGGACTACTTTTATCACTCCAATTATTAAGGAACAAAAAGAACTTGTTGCCATATTAGAAAAAATAGCTCATGCTTCTTTAAATCCAAAAGTAATTTTGGCTCATGCCAAAAAACTAAACGGAATTAAAGAACCTTTAAAGAAAGAAATTCTAGTAACTGCTCGTAAAGCAAATCGCTTATATACTGCTGGTGATGAAAAAACCGAACTAGTACAATGGATGAAATCTTTTGCAAATAAATATCGCGATGCTTTCAGTACCAAACTATATTCTGAATCGGAATGGAATGTATTTTCAGCTAAAGAAGTAGCTCCTGAATATCCTGAAGAAGAAGATATTATTGATTCGGACGGGCGTATGATTATTAGAGATAACTTTGACGCTATTTTCACCAAATATCCCGAAGCTTTAATTTTTGGAGAGGATTCTGGAAAAATTGGAGATGTGAATCAAGGATTAGAAGGACTTCAAGAAAAGTATGGTGAAATACGCGTTGCCGATGTAGGAATTCGAGAGGCTACCATTATTGGACAAGGAATCGGAATGGCTTTGAGAGGGTTAAGACCTATTGCTGAAATTCAGTATTTGGATTATTTACTCTATGCCATACAAATTTTAAGTGATGACTTAGCCACTTTACAATACAGAACTTTTGGAAAACAAAAAGCGCCTTTAATCATTCGTACTCGCGGACACCGATTGGAAGGGGTTTGGCACTCTGGTTCTCCCATGGGAATGATCATAAACTCTATTAGAGGAATTCACGTTTTAGTTCCTAGAAATATGACTAAAGCTGCTGGTTTTTACAATTCATTAATGGAATGTGACGAACCCGCACTTGTTATAGAATGCTTAAACGGTTATCGTCTTAAAGAAAAAACACCTATCAATTATGGTGAATTCAAAACCGCTATTGGTGTCGTTGAAACTATTAAAGAAGGAAGTGACATTACCTTAGTTTCGTATGGTTCTACTCTGCGTTTGGTGATGGAAGCTGCCAAAGAATTATCAGAAATAGGAATTACATGTGAAGTGATCGATTTGCAATCATTGATTCCATTTGATATCAAACATGACATCGTTAAAAGTGTCATGAAAACCAATCGTCTTCTTATAATTGACGAAGATGTTCCTGGTGGCGCTTCCGCTTATATTTTACAGCAAATTATAGAAGAACAAGATGCGTATAAATACTTAGATAGCAAACCACAAACTTTGTCAGCTAAGGCACATCGCCCAGCTTACGGAACGGATGGTGATTACTTCTCTAAACCGTCAATAGAAGATATTTACGAGAAGGCTTATGCCATGATGCATGAAGTCAATCCAACTAAATATCCTAGTATATATTAAAATTCAAAGGTCTGCTATATAAGCAGACTTTTTTTTTGAATACCACTTTTCTAATGAAATGTTATTGTATTAAATAATCTGATAATATCGATTACTGCTCCAATAAAGTTCAAAAACCCCTGTCCCAACGCTTTGGGATGGGTGCTTTAGTTATAGGCAACGTATCGGCATAATACCCTAATATTTTAAATTACCATATACAGACAATTTGTTTTATTTCTGTTTATTCGGCTATGGTTTCAAATTTTCAAAGACTGATTAAATTACTTCATTAATTTTAGCCATTTAAATAAAAGTGCTATTTAAGTAAAAAAAAGAGACTGCCCAAAAATCACTTTTCGAGCAGTCTCTTTTGAAACATATATTTGTATAAACAAACTATTATACCCTTACGGAACTACTCTAAATGTTGCTGGTATATTATAGATATCAGTATCATTCGGTAAGGCACCTGCAGCTGTTGAAGCTCTACTTGCAGTAAATGTACCTTTAAAATCTCCTACAGTATTAAAAATCAGCAAACCATTGTTGTTATTAGGAATTGCTGCAGTATTATTTAAAGTTAATGTAGCAGCTCCTATTTTCCATGTACGTGTAGTTGGATCACCTTTTTCTGTTAGATCAATAAATTGGAGTCTTGTTCCTTTTTTGATTGTAATTACATCTGTTGCATTTTGATGAGAAACCGTAGTTGTTACTCCTGCAACCGTTTGGGTTACTTGCATTTTTGCCACAATAGTATCCACTACTTTTACATTGAACGTATAGTCGATAACCCATTTGTCACCAACTTTTACTGCTGGTAAAACGGCGTCCATTCTTGGAACAGCAACAACAGCAGGAGCAGCAGCTACAGCAGGAACTGCAGGGGCATCACCTGTAGCAGGAACTGCAGCTTTGGCAACCACTGCAGCTTTGGCAGCAATTGCAAAAGTTTTATATCTGTACGCTACGTAGTCGTTGAACGTATTGTATAATCTCACTTTCTGGAAACCCTCATTTTTAAAATACACATGTATTGTTTTATCGGTAGTTTCTACAGCTCCTGGATAAATGATATAACTATCAAATTTTGTTTCCTTTAATGCGATTGGACCTTTCAAAAAAGAATTACCTTCTTCAATTGTCCAGGTATGATCCAAAGTACCAACTGACGCATCTGTAAATGAAGCGAATTGTCCTTTGGCAACAACAAAATTTTCTTGTTGAAAAGCACTAGTGTACCATCCCACATCAGAAAAAGCAGGTGGCGCCTCGTATGTATTATCGGTGCAGCTTGTAAATATACCAGCTATCATCAAAAGGATTATTATAACTTTATTTTTCATAATCTATTATTTTAATTATTTAAAAAAATTAATTTGTGAACGAATTATTAGAGGTTAGTTCACTACTAGGTATATCCCAATACGAATGCTTAGTTGGATCAAAGTTTGTCGCAGTGTTTCCAAATTCGTTAAAAGTAATATTAGGTTTTACTAGAACCGTACCGTTTACAGGAGTAGGAACAGGATCATCATTATCACTTAATAAAGCACCAAATCTTGTTATAGCTTTACCAGTAACTAAACTTACAGGGATTAAATGATCTGTCACATAATATCTTCTTGTTGCCAATTCCTGGAAACGAGCTTTTGCAATTCCCCATCTTCTCATGTCAATTGTTCTGATAGCATGACCTTCGATCGCTAATTCTAATGGACGTTCTGTAAACATTAAATGATTCATTAATGTAGCAGCTGTATAGGTACTATTATCGTGGTCATTGGAAGGAAATTCACCAGATCCATCAGGACCCAATAATTGTACCGCCGAACGATGTCTCACTTTATTTACATATAACAAAGCCTCTGATAAACCTGCCTCTTTTGTACCACCTTCTATCATTGCTTCAGCATACATCAAATAAACATCAGCTAATCGAATAACGCGGAAATTTATTCCAGAACGGTAAAATGTTGAGGCAACATTTTTTTCATTACTCACAATATCCCAGTTCGTGTATTTTCTAAAATACCCTGGTTCAGATCCGTTAAAAAGTGTTCCTTCTCCAGCATTTGGAGTTAAATAATACGGTGTAAAATCATCATCTGCTAAAGCTAAAGACTGAGAAGCTCTTAAACTATATTTTCTTGCTTTTACAGTGACTCCATCAGATGACAATGCCATATTTCTAGGATCTTTAGTGTCAGGCTTGTCTTTTTTATACGCCATAGTTAACCATGATGACGGCAATACTGTTCTAAAACCTCCTAGATTTCCGGGAGCCATTGCGCTACCTAGTGTATTAGATACTTGCTGTAGATCATTGGCACTAATTCCATTTTTAAAATCAGTAGAATAATTAATTTCTAAAATAGATTCAGAATTATGTTCGTCCCTAGTTGTAAAATTGCTGCCAATATCTGCTGCCAAAGAATAACTAGTATTATTAATTATCTCCTTGAAAAGCGAGGCTGCCATAATATAATTTTTTTCAAACAAATAACTTTGCCCCATCAAAGCGGTAACTGCAGTACTTGTAATTCTACCTTTCTCGGCTGTAGCTCTTGTAGCTGGTAAGTTCGTTTTTGCATATAGCAAATCATCAAGGTAAAACTTTTGAATAGTTGCGGCTGGGCTTAATGGCTTGTGAAAATCGTTTGTATCTGATGGGTCATGTTCAAATAACATCACAGAGCCATTGTTAAAAGAAGAGTACAAATAAAAATAAAACATCCCTCTCAAAGCTCGAGCTTCTGCATAATAAGCTTTTACTCGAGCAATATCTGTCACACTAGTCAGTGTAGGCAAAATTCGATCATAGGCGTCAATTACTTGATTGGCTCTAAAGATTCCGCGATACAAAGCCCCCCATTTATTATTTGGAGCAGAAGCCGAGTTATTAAAAATTTGCAAATAGTAGACATCGCCAGTATTTGGTTTCCCAAAACCTGGAAAAGCCAAATCGCTCCTTTTAGTTTCTTCACTAAGAAGCATGATGTCTTGGCTTTTTAAAGCATTATACACCGAAGTTGTTCCTATTAACAAATCATCTGCTGTTTTCCAAAAAGCAGCTACATTAGTTTGGTTCGGATTTGTTTGCTCCAAAAAACTATCGCTGCAGCCAGTGAACACTGTTGCAATTGCAACAACCACTACTATTTTATTATAAATTGTTTTTTTCATTACTTTAAAGTTTAAATATTAAACTAACCTTTTGTTTGATGTATTACTTAAAATTCTAATTGAACCCCTCCTCTTAATTGAGAAGTAATAGGGTAATTACCACGATCAATTCCTTTAGTACTTAGTCCGTTGTTTCCAACTTCAGGATCAAATCCAGTGTACTTTGTCAAGGTAATGATGTTTTGCGCTGCCAAATAGAAACGTAATTTTGAAATGGTTAGTTTAGACAATGCTTTTTTGGGAACTGAATATCCAATAGCAATATTTTTTAGTCTTGCAAATGTCCCATCCTCTAACCAATAATCGGTGTATCCTCTGTAGCTAAGGTAATCTCTCCCTCTATCTGCAGGTATGTTTGAATCAGGATTTTGTGGAGTCCAAGCGTAAACTAGATCACGGTGAGAACCGTATTTGTAACCAGCCGCTTTACTACCATTAATTACTTCGGCTCCAAAAGAAGCGTACCATTGCATAGAAAAATCAAAGTTTTTATAATTGGCTCCAAGGTTCCATCCCATTTCAAAATCAGGAGTTCCGCTTCCTGCATATTGGCGATCATTGTTATCAATAATACCATCTCCTTTATCTAGTATTCCATCACCATTTGAATCAATAGTCAAAGCATCGACAAATTTTAGATCACCTAGTTTTGCTCCCAATGTTGGAAATTGTGCATTATATTCGGATAATTCAATTGGGTCATTAATAACGCCATCTGTTTTTAAAAGATAAAACGAACCTGCTTCATGTCCCAAAGCTAATGCTGAAACGACATCTTCATTTGGAACCCCAGTCACAACGGTACTAAAAGCTAAATAGGATATTTTAGTATTTCCGTTTAATCTTGTGATTTGATTCTTATTCTGAGAAAAAGTCATTGCAGAATTCCAATTGAATTTCCCTTTATTTGCCGATTTATAATTTACAGCATATTCAACTCCTAAATTCTCCATGTCTCCAATATTTTGAATAAATGTTCCATTATTACCATTGGATATAGTACCTGCCGAATTAGGCAAAAGACTTCCTACCAATAAGTTTTTCTTTGTTGTTTTATATAAATCAGCAGTAAGCGTCAATCTGCTTTTTAGAAAAGAAAGGTCATACCCAAAATTAGTTTGGACAGAAGTTTCCCATTTTACATTCAAATTAGCAAAATCTGTTTGTGAAGCGCCACTGAATAAGGTTTGACTTGAACCATTTCCAAATACATAGTCTTGCTTAAGTGCAATGGTATTGGAATAACTATAATCTGGTAAACCTTGATTTCCGGTTGTACCATGACTCAGCCTAAGTTTAAAGCTATTGGCAACTCCTTTATAAGGTTTCCAGAAATCCTCGTCTGAAACATTCCAACCCATAGAGATCGATGGGAATATTTCGAATCTATTATCCGCAGAAAATCGAGAAGAACCATCTCTTCTTGCACTCAAACTCAATAAATATTTTCCTTTATAATTGTATTGAAATCTAGCTAACGTACCTGTAAGTGTATTTACTCTATCAGGCCCAGAAACTGCGATAGCTTCATCTGCAAGTGTACCGTTAAGTGTCGTATTGTTATTCTCAAAAATATCATACTTTTCAACAGAAAACGCAGTGAATTTATATTGTTCTGCTGAATAAACCCCCAATAAATTTATATTATGATCACCAAAAGATTTTTTGTAGCTAACAATATTCTCAATCGAATAGTTACTTGCAGCACTATCATAATTATAAACGGAAGTTCTAATTTGGGATGGAATTGCAGCACCCGTAAGATCATATGCCTTAAAGGATGGATTAATTCTTATTCTATTGTTATTAGTATAACCAATACCTGATCTAGAAGTGAATTTTAAATTTTTTGTTAGATCAAAATCAATAGTTAAGTTTCCTGTAAAGTTGTTCCCTTTGTTATTATCTTCTCTTTTGATAAGTGCATTAAGAATAGATGTTCCCACAGCATCATTATTGGTTCCGTTTGCAGAAACTTCATCAATAACTGGTTTTGCAGGATCTACATCTGGTTGATAAGGGAAATAGTTGTAAATCCTTGTCAACATGTCACCCGATAGATACTGTTTATTTTCAATTCTTGCTCCAAAACCAGTTGTAACAGTCCATTTTCCACTTTTTAACTGGGAATTTGCACGTATATTAAATCGATCATATCCTGAATTAATTACAGAACCTTCTTGATTGAAATAAGTCCCCACTACGCTATACGTAGCACCTTGTCCTCCACCAGAAACAGATAAAGAGTGGTTTTGAATTGGAGCATTTTGCACTAAAAGTCTATTTGACAAATCGGTATTGTTGGTAAATTGTGATTTGTTATTCTCAAAAGTGGTAAACGAATTATTGTAAAAAGTACCATTAAGAGTTTGTAACCTATTAAAACGGATATAGATATCTTCTTCAAAATTTGCTTTAGGCATTTCAGAGTAGATGTCTTGTACACCATAATAACTATCCAATTTAATTTTCATTTTACCTTCTTTCCCTTTTTTGGTGGTAATCAAGATAACTCCACCGGCACCACGAGTACCATAGATTGCAGACGAGGCAGCATCTTTTAATACATCAATAGTTTCGATTTCATTATTACTAATGTTAGGATTACCATCTTGAGGGATACCATCTACTACATACAATGGCCCATTGTACCCAAGAATAGAAGAAAGTCCACGAATCGAAATATTTGATTCTGAACCAGGTTCTCCAGAGCTAGCGATTACGTTCACCCCCGAAATTTGACCTTGCAAGGCTTGCCCTAAATCTGAAGTGGAGTTTTGAATTAAGTTTTCTCCTTTAAGTTGCGCCACAGATCCTGTTACTTCCTTTTTCTTTTGTGTTCCATAACCTACCACTACAACTTCGTCTAGAGACGATGCTATTGCTTTTAAAGTAACATTCAAAACTAATTTATTGACCTTGAATTCTTGACTTACAAAACCAATATATGAAAACACTAGGACATCAGTTTCTTTAGCCTTGATTTTATAATTACCATCAAGATCAGTAACAGTACCTACCTTGGTCCCTTTGATAAGAATACCTGCCCCTGGCAGTACGTCCCCATCACCCTTTACTACTCCAGTTACATTCACAGCGTTTTGTGCTTGTACCCCTCCTACGCTAATTATCAGTAAAATTGCTAATAATTTGCTCTTGAGTTTCCATTTAAAAAATAATCCTAATCGCATACATGGTTAATTAAAAGTTAAATAACGAAAGTATTGAATATGTCATAACACAAATCAAACAGATGGTTAAAATACTGTAACATATGAGCTAAATTTTTAAAAATTTGATAACTAAAAACGGAAAAACAACACCTACAAAAGCAACTGACTAGATTTTTTAACATATTTTTGTAGTCTTTAAGAGTATGTAACCTCTTAAATATCAGCAATCCCAACTAGACAACAAAAAAAAAAGAATTTTTGTCTAGTTCTACCAAAGGCGACACCCCTCTTATTGATGATCTTCTAATCTGTCATTTTATAAAATAAAAAAGCC from Flavobacterium ovatum carries:
- a CDS encoding thiamine pyrophosphate-dependent enzyme yields the protein MIKEKSNTALTFEDFKTEVLNDYTIAITSRECSLLGRKEVLTGKAKFGIFSDGKELPQITMAKFFKNGDFRSGYYRDQTFMMAIGELTPEQLFAGLYGNTDINEEPMSAGRQMGGHFVTHSLNEDGSWKNLVQQKNSSADISPTAAQMPRLLGLAQASKIYRNITNIPNQDNFSNQGNEIAWGTIGNASTSEGVFFETINAAGVLQVPMVISIWDDEYGISVHAKHQTTKENISEILKGFQKEANTNGLEIIKVKGWDYSDLIAAYEKAEKIAREQHIPVVIHVEQLTQPQGHSSSGSHERYKSKQRLDWEKEYDCVRQMRLWMIAINIASPEELDIIDAQAKKEVVEAKKKAWTTFITPIIKEQKELVAILEKIAHASLNPKVILAHAKKLNGIKEPLKKEILVTARKANRLYTAGDEKTELVQWMKSFANKYRDAFSTKLYSESEWNVFSAKEVAPEYPEEEDIIDSDGRMIIRDNFDAIFTKYPEALIFGEDSGKIGDVNQGLEGLQEKYGEIRVADVGIREATIIGQGIGMALRGLRPIAEIQYLDYLLYAIQILSDDLATLQYRTFGKQKAPLIIRTRGHRLEGVWHSGSPMGMIINSIRGIHVLVPRNMTKAAGFYNSLMECDEPALVIECLNGYRLKEKTPINYGEFKTAIGVVETIKEGSDITLVSYGSTLRLVMEAAKELSEIGITCEVIDLQSLIPFDIKHDIVKSVMKTNRLLIIDEDVPGGASAYILQQIIEEQDAYKYLDSKPQTLSAKAHRPAYGTDGDYFSKPSIEDIYEKAYAMMHEVNPTKYPSIY
- a CDS encoding RagB/SusD family nutrient uptake outer membrane protein; the encoded protein is MKKTIYNKIVVVVAIATVFTGCSDSFLEQTNPNQTNVAAFWKTADDLLIGTTSVYNALKSQDIMLLSEETKRSDLAFPGFGKPNTGDVYYLQIFNNSASAPNNKWGALYRGIFRANQVIDAYDRILPTLTSVTDIARVKAYYAEARALRGMFYFYLYSSFNNGSVMLFEHDPSDTNDFHKPLSPAATIQKFYLDDLLYAKTNLPATRATAEKGRITSTAVTALMGQSYLFEKNYIMAASLFKEIINNTSYSLAADIGSNFTTRDEHNSESILEINYSTDFKNGISANDLQQVSNTLGSAMAPGNLGGFRTVLPSSWLTMAYKKDKPDTKDPRNMALSSDGVTVKARKYSLRASQSLALADDDFTPYYLTPNAGEGTLFNGSEPGYFRKYTNWDIVSNEKNVASTFYRSGINFRVIRLADVYLMYAEAMIEGGTKEAGLSEALLYVNKVRHRSAVQLLGPDGSGEFPSNDHDNSTYTAATLMNHLMFTERPLELAIEGHAIRTIDMRRWGIAKARFQELATRRYYVTDHLIPVSLVTGKAITRFGALLSDNDDPVPTPVNGTVLVKPNITFNEFGNTATNFDPTKHSYWDIPSSELTSNNSFTN
- a CDS encoding TonB-dependent receptor; this encodes MRLGLFFKWKLKSKLLAILLIISVGGVQAQNAVNVTGVVKGDGDVLPGAGILIKGTKVGTVTDLDGNYKIKAKETDVLVFSYIGFVSQEFKVNKLVLNVTLKAIASSLDEVVVVGYGTQKKKEVTGSVAQLKGENLIQNSTSDLGQALQGQISGVNVIASSGEPGSESNISIRGLSSILGYNGPLYVVDGIPQDGNPNISNNEIETIDVLKDAASSAIYGTRGAGGVILITTKKGKEGKMKIKLDSYYGVQDIYSEMPKANFEEDIYIRFNRLQTLNGTFYNNSFTTFENNKSQFTNNTDLSNRLLVQNAPIQNHSLSVSGGGQGATYSVVGTYFNQEGSVINSGYDRFNIRANSQLKSGKWTVTTGFGARIENKQYLSGDMLTRIYNYFPYQPDVDPAKPVIDEVSANGTNNDAVGTSILNALIKREDNNKGNNFTGNLTIDFDLTKNLKFTSRSGIGYTNNNRIRINPSFKAYDLTGAAIPSQIRTSVYNYDSAASNYSIENIVSYKKSFGDHNINLLGVYSAEQYKFTAFSVEKYDIFENNNTTLNGTLADEAIAVSGPDRVNTLTGTLARFQYNYKGKYLLSLSARRDGSSRFSADNRFEIFPSISMGWNVSDEDFWKPYKGVANSFKLRLSHGTTGNQGLPDYSYSNTIALKQDYVFGNGSSQTLFSGASQTDFANLNVKWETSVQTNFGYDLSFLKSRLTLTADLYKTTKKNLLVGSLLPNSAGTISNGNNGTFIQNIGDMENLGVEYAVNYKSANKGKFNWNSAMTFSQNKNQITRLNGNTKISYLAFSTVVTGVPNEDVVSALALGHEAGSFYLLKTDGVINDPIELSEYNAQFPTLGAKLGDLKFVDALTIDSNGDGILDKGDGIIDNNDRQYAGSGTPDFEMGWNLGANYKNFDFSMQWYASFGAEVINGSKAAGYKYGSHRDLVYAWTPQNPDSNIPADRGRDYLSYRGYTDYWLEDGTFARLKNIAIGYSVPKKALSKLTISKLRFYLAAQNIITLTKYTGFDPEVGNNGLSTKGIDRGNYPITSQLRGGVQLEF